A window of Sorex araneus isolate mSorAra2 chromosome 3, mSorAra2.pri, whole genome shotgun sequence genomic DNA:
ATTCCCGTCCACCCTTGCGGCCGTTTCAGACACAACACAGTCATCTTCATCCTGGGCAAGGAGCATCAACTCAAGGAGCTACACCCCTTGCATCGGCTTGACCGCCTTACTTCAGGGGTCCTCATGTTTGCCAAGACAGCGGCTGTCTCAGAGAGAATCCATGAGCAGGTTCGGGACCGGCAGGTGAGCCTGACTTCTGGCAGGCTGCTTCGTGGATTCATGAATGGTTTGAGTTAAAGGGCCTCTCCACCTAAGAGTTGAAGAGAGCCTTCCTGTTGTGTggtcaagtgccctgccctccagAAAGTTAATCTCTGAAATGCCAACAGTTATTATCTCATGTTTCAAAAGTTCTCTAGGCCTACAGACATCACCCTCTTGGTAGTTTGCTCTTTTGCTTTTTACTTGTTttgtgctacacctggcagtgctcaggggcttttcttGTATCTGCTCAGGAGGGACCTGTgaaagtgcttgagggaccctctgcagtgctggggatcgaactggggttagCCAAATGCAAGACCAACCCCCATgctatttttccagtttttagtTTGCTCTCTTGAAATtgctataataataatagctattaCTACTAgcttctccctgcagtgctcaggggagcatgggatgctggggatcgggtCCCGACTCCCAGATACAAAGCACATGCCAGCGTTAAACTGCTGGCTAAGCAAGGTTTTTTAACACTACTAATGGGAAGATTCTGGATGAAGTTGAAAGGCTTGGGTAGAGGACAAATGGTAGTGAGTATGGTTTTGAAACCTTAAATTCTGCATCTGTTTGTAATGAACGTATTAagtacttgtttttctttcttttttttttttttgaggggtgctatacccggaggtgctcagggcttcctcctgactatgaactcagagatcactcctagtggaactcagggaaccaaatctggcactggggatcaagcctgggacattggcatgcaaggcaaacactctactagctgtactatctcccatcAAGTACTTGTATATAAGGCTCAGTATCAAGTATATTAAAGCCCAACTTGTTGAATCCTTTGAACAGCTGTGTGAGGTCAGTGCTTTTCTAATCTCACATTTTCTAGGCAAGTTAGGGGGATTTTTAAGAGACTAAGAAAATAcccaggattggggctggagtgatagcacagcgggtagggcgtttgccttgcatgcggccaacccgggttcgaatcccagcatcccatatggtcccctgagtaccgccaggggtaattcctgagtgcagagccaggagtaacccctgtgcatcgccaggtgtgacccaaaaagcaaaaaaaaaaaaaaaagaaaatacccagGATTATGTAACTGGCAGGTAGAGGAACAAGTGTCTAAATTCTCTGAGCTTGGAACATTCTTCATCACTGTAAGGAGCCTGGGCTTTGTGAGTTCAGTCCATGTGCTGACTTGCGCTCTTCCTTTCTTTGCAGCTAGAGAAGGAGTATGTGTGCCGCGTGGAGGGAGAGTTCCCCTCCGATGAAGTGATCTGCAAGGAGCCCATTTTGGTGGTGTCTTACAAGGTAGGCGTGTGTCGTGTGGATGCTCGGGGCAAGCCCTGCGAGACAGTGTTCCAGAGACTGAGCTACAACGGCCACTCCAGCGTGGTGCGGTGCCGGCCACTCACAGGACGCACCCACCAGATCCGAGTCCACCTCCAGTTCCTGGGCCATCCCATCCTCAATGACCCCATCTACAACTCAGCTGCATGGGGCCCTTCACGAGGCCGGGGTGGCCACATCCCCAAGACAGATGAGGAGCTGCTGCAGGCCCTGGTGGCAGAACACCAGGCGAAACAGAGCCTGGATGTGCTAGACCTCTGTGAGGGTGACCTGCCCCCAGGACTCACAGACTCGGCAGCCTCTTCTTCAGAGCTGGGCAAGGACCACCTCAGTGAGTTGACCGTGTCTGCCCCGAAGGTGGAGGGAACAGTGGAGGCAGCCCCACAGGATCCGGACGCCGAGGCTTTGGCACCAGAGAAGGCAGCTGACACGAGTGTTGGGAATCAGGAGACAGACCCACTCTGTGCAGAATGTCGGCTGGTGCGACAGGACCCTTTGCCACAGGACCTTGTGATGTTCCTGCATGCCCTGTGCTATAAGGGGCCAGACTTTGAGTACTTTTCTCCCATGCCTgcctgggcacaggaagactggcAAGAGTGCTGAGGGCTTGGTCAATAGAGACATTGCTTTTGGGGAGGGGATGGTGATGGCTTATGGAGTAGTTGCTGACCACATGGTGGATACTCAGCATTTACAAGAATGGATGAGGTTGGGCTCCAAGCAGTCCTGCTCATATTTGAtaactttccttcctctctctccagctaAAGTTTAGGGTCTCTGGCTTGTAAATATATCCTTTTGTTCTATcacctgtgtgtctgtttttgtttttgttttttttactacACTTCTAAAACATCATATgatcaatcattttattttgggcccatacccagcaaagctcaggggttactcctggcttggtactcaggaattactcctggcagtgccctggggaccatatgggatgctgggcttcaaacctaggtcagctatgtgcaaggcaaacaccctccccactatgctatcactccagcccactggtcAATCATTTAAAAGTACATAGTTGAAGGCCGGAGTATAGTACAATacgtagggtgcttgtcttgcatgcagcttacccaggttcaatccctagcacctcttCTAGtaccggagcctgccaggagtgagccctgaacacagagctgagagtaagccatgaacactgctgggtgtgggccaacaacaaaaatttaaaaactaaaacatgCCTGCCATCGAGGCAGCTGGTAGATtagaggggaaactggggacactggtggaatggacactggtgaaggaattgacattggaacattgtacacctgacgCCCAATCACGAATAATTTTGTAGTTAATGCtgattaagtaaaataataataaagtaatctggaggaccagagcaatagtacagtggatagggtgtttgccttgtactccaccgtcctgggtttaatccccagcatcccatttggtcccctaagcaccaccaggagtaattcctgagctcagtgccaggaataacccctgagcattgctgggtgtggcccaaaaaccaaaataatatataagcatacacaaaagaaaattcattgcAATTTTAATTCTTCCTTCTGAGCTATATCACAGAAGGACCATTCTTTCTAGGGCACACATTCTTTAGAGACATTACCTCTTGAAACTGACAAGAAGAATGAAAGCCTATTTCTTGGCCCTGAAATAGTAAGAACTGTAATATGCtggtaatacattttttttaaatgtaagagtactgctatttattcagccattgattaagctgattgaattgggtataaactccacattacttttttttttagttgaatcaccgtgagatagttacaaagctttcatgtttgagattcagctgtacaatgattgaacacccatccctccaccagtgtacactttccaccatcagtgtccccagtatattcccCCTCCCCAcgcatggcaggcaatttccccaatactctctacttttgggcattatgttttgcttgaattttcccaccaccattcaagcctgcctgctaggggcagatgctagatcatttattgtccattactcatttttaatatcatggGTGCCGCGGCTGTGCACTTCTAGATTGTTAAGTGGTTGGGAATCTAGATTGTtaagtggttgggttccagagacatttctgtagggcactaatccattttggagttcagttgggcatctctggaccagggctattgGTGTGCTAAAATGgcgcctggaggcacattgtgagGCCCAGGAGCagatggggagccagggagggacagcctggtgcctctgccgccatgcagcatggagatttagtcctggaacccgcatacctgggccttgcttgtggaagctcttggtcaccaggattccatctggagtaggcagggagactgcacctgctctatctgggtGTCCTGGTAAAATTGGTTCACTATGGGGCCCAGAgggatctctggctctgtggtgtcttctgggactccctactgtgtctctggcttttgatctctttcctctctgaagcaaggccagtaatagagtttacagggtggcgctggagtttgtggggatgactgccagtgcttccaatgtgtattgggaagtgggggggggggtagcccaccccaactctgtgaaagcctggagattttagtcacaaaacctgcatacctgaattttcagcatattatTTCTTGGTAAGGTCCATCCTAAGActgtggagtcaggccggggataTGGCAGCAATTTCAGATTTTGGAAGCAATTGGCTGCTGGTGGCTCTCTTGGGCAGGCACAGACCAACCTGCcctcctccaatttaccccagtctgttcagccatgcacaggtccaagattaactgtggcttttgatttctttcaagatttatatctatgggtctctgaaacaaggccaataaatgtgcatatagctgagccggaggtggtttgtgggcatggctctcacatacctaacttttggcctattaatttcttattttttcctgctttttggttcatacctggtgatgcacaggggttattcctggctcatgcactcaggaattactcctggcagtgctctggggactgtatgaaatgctgggaatcgaaaccgggtcagccacatgcaaagcaaatgccctacccgctgtgctatcactccagccccctggctgtttaatttcttggtaaagttggtcccaagttgttgggggtcGGCCaaagcacagtggcaattttggggtgtcaccatcagactgctgatgcactcacccctcaggtacaggttgacctgttgacGGCACCATACCCCAGGTAATACATTTGAATGTGCTATGTATTGCATGACCTCCCAGGGGGCTGAGGGGTTATTCAAATAGTGCAGGATAAGTCTGTGAAAAGTATTAAGggagaacatattttttttcccactcagtGTTTTATAGAGAAATGTGGGACAGGATAATGCAGATCTTTTCCAATATAGTAGACATACtacatataaaactattttatctaAATCTCACTTGCTCCAGTAGATGGCGCCTCTAACTCATTTGTGCCttagtttattataatttttttttttttactactaatctttctctctcttgaaaATGTATAACAACAGGAATGTTAAGTCAGAACAGgtttgggaaggatgagaaagCAGAGTCATAGAGAAGGCTGGGAACATCtatagtgaaaaataaatttgaggagAGGATGCTTCCAGGATAATGATGGCTTTAATGCacatatttcctttcattttcttcccagTATCTACTAAAAGAAATACttatgtgtgtgaatatttttatttaggaaaatatcAGAAGCAAGAGAACactgggagggggaaggagagagagaaaggaaagagaaaacatttgtttggggagggaggttttgtttgttgttgtctttttggggggggttgaggcactcctggaagtgcttggggctactcccagcagtgttcagaagacCCTGTAGTGCCAAGAATTAGCTCCTAGAAGTCCCATATAGGAAAACAACAGTTTCCTCTGGGATGTGAGCATCTCCAGAATGGAGtgctactaaaaataaataaaatactttttaaaaaaagctcggggctggagtaatagctcagcaggtagggcatttgccttgcatgcggccgacccgggttcgattcccagcatcccatatgttctcctgagctcagctaggggtaattcctgagtgcagagccaggagtgacccctgcacatcaccaggtgtgacccaaaagcaaaaaaaaaaaaaaaaaaaaaagctctaccCTCAAGGGGAGAACAAGAGAACAGCACCAAAATTTTAGAAGGGTTTtgcaggtgctggagcaatagcacagcgggtagggcgtttgccttgcatgctgctgacccaggtttgattcctccacccctcttgtagagcccagcaacctggcaagctacccgcggcatatttggcatattcaatatgccaaaaacagtaataacaagtttcacaatggagatgtaactggtgcctgctcgagcaaatcgaggagcaatgggatgacagtgactagtcCAATTATATTTATCTCCTGGGCTTTTAAGTAATCTGTCACGTTAGTTTTGGTTCTTTTAAGAAGGAGTAGGCCTACTCTTGATCGAGAGGTcaataaaatgcagaaaagtGAGATTGTTATTGCAAATTTCCTGTGAAAGAAAGTACAATCAACTAAGTATAAAAGTAGGAAAGAACCGAGGAATAGAAAGGTGAGCTACTAATCacaagtttttatgttttttttttatttgtttgtttgggggccacatctgaatcaggggtcactcctgaccatatGCAGCGGTGGAACTCAAACCTgggtggggtgcaaggcaagtgccttactcactgtatatTTCTCCACCCCAgactaccatttttttttttttttgctttttgggtcacacccagcaatgcacagaggttactcctggctctgcactcaggaatcactcctggcgctactcaggggaccatatgggatgctgggaatcgaacctgggtcggctgcgtgcaaggcaaacaccctacccgctgtgctattgctccagcccctaccattaTTTTGAAGAGCATCAAATCATAAGGTGATGAGCATCAAGCAATCAGGAGAGgtgatataaaaaataacatttctatcaatgacaaaaaaaatgtttttttttcctattctccCATTCACTTTCTAGGGTGCAGGgagttagaatcctagcagctatcccccactaagatgggacagattctgggcttTCCCAAGATCTTTTATAGTTTCTCGAGCCAGGTTGAACATGCCAAGCCATTGACGAATTTGattcagtatctctcctgcaGAACAGGGGACCTGGGACTCTGCATTACCAGAGACCAGCTCCGGTCCTGCTTTGGTTTATGAGGtaaacccatggttcccagatgaagggactctagaaaccaagatttgggaaaaagttaagaaaaatgtctataagtcatctaaggaagggactgaGATCCCCATGAAATTCTGGATTACGTgagagattgttaattctatttgcttgttttggaaAAGTACAGTTGAAGAGGAGGAGAATATTAGGAATAATACAGTCTCAGGTCCTCCTGCACCTAAGTCTTGAAAGAGTTTTCATAGTAAAAGTATTTCTAAGGCTAGTAAATGTAGCTCCACTTCCAGTGCATCAGGTGAAAATAGTGTGGATGAGTCTGCTGCCACTCACTcggattctgagtccgagagtagCTCAGCTAAGCGGCCTCCAGACTGATCAGGATGTGCAATCGCCCAGCCCAGATGGAGAAAAAGCAGCTTCCATCTTATCATGGGTTAAGAATGGACTCAGTcatttcaaaaaggcctgtgcctcGTACGGACCTATATCTCTATACTGTAGAGaatatcttacagactggagtaaaaaggctcattgggtacctcaagattttcacgtgtTGCTAAGACAtacttaagcccttctcagtacatgcagtggaggatgtggttcagtgatcaGGCCAAGGCAAAATTTCAGGGCCTAGGCTATGCTGGATGAAAATTTTTagggattaaattgatttatgagatgttaatatcactgtcactgtcatcctgttgctcatcgatttacttgagcaggcaccagtaacgtcttcattgtgagacttgttgttactatttttgacatatcaaatacgccacgggtagcttgccaggccctgccgtgtgggcgagatactctcggtagcttgccaggctctccgatgtTAATAAGTGAAGGGAAATGACGCAACCcaaaaaggcaagtcaccttgcttCGTGCTGTCTTTGTTCATGTCTGTGAGGCAGTCCTGAGTATGTGGGAGAAGATTGATTCAGATGcggaatttaagggaagttttataAAGATTGTCCAGAGGGCTTCAGAACCTTATGCAGGCTTCATAGAAAGGTTGATGGAAGCCATCGAAAGGCAGGCAAAGGGTGAGGAAACTCAAGAGTATTTATTGAAACAAttagcctttgaaaatgctaacaaggattgccaggccattacGCGCCTtattaaagaaaaggaagacataatggggtacttgaAAGCATGTCAgaatgttggttctgttaaaCATAAGGTACAAATGAAGACTGTTGAGgcctatgccttacagagacaagctcagaaaagatgttttaattgtggaaaaccaggccactttcgtaaaGATTGTAGGGCGCCTCCCAACCGTGCTACTGTgccacctggaccttgtccactATGCCgtaagggaaaccactgggccagagactgccgACCCAGAATTGCACCTCCTGGGCCCtatcccaggtgtaagaaggaaACCACCGGGCCAGAGACTGCCATGCCAGAGCACCTCCTAGGCCCTGTCCCTGGTGTAAGagaggaaatcattgggccagagattgttgcTTCAATTTTGATGCAGCTGTTAACCCCAATTCAGAAAACCTGAAAgggagccagccccaggccccacaaaatcaggggatgttcccagctaTAGGCCCTCTCCCCAATGTGgtgtttcagagctccaatcagtagacTTGCTGCAGCTAGTGACGGCAGGAAGCACAGCTTTGGATATTTAATGCCCTGATATGATTACTATAACTCTTGCCCAGGgtccctacaaattaaattctggtgtaaagggaccAATCCCACGAGGCACTGTAGGCCTACTCTTAGGGAGAAACAGTTTCACTATTAAGGGAATGACTGTTCATACTGGGGTCATTGATTCTGATTGTACTGGAGAAATACTAATTGTTATTACAGTGCCAATTGTTTGGACATTTAATAAGGGAGAGCGCATTGCTCAGCTTCTCTTGCTTCCACTTGTTATGCCAGGCCAATCCATTTGCCCTAGTAGGGGAGGTTTTGGCAGCACTAATTCTTTGATAGCCTATGTTGCCTGCCCActtctaactcttttttttttctttttgggtcacacccagcaatgcacaggggttactcctggctctgcacttaggaattacccctggcggtgctcaggggaccatatgggatgggaatcgaacccgggttggccgcgtgcaaggcaaacgccctaccctctatgctatcactccagcccctccacttctAACTCTTGAGATTCATGGAAAGAAATTTAAGGGACTGATGGACTCAGGAGCCAAAGCCTCTACCATCTCTACCTAATATTGGCCTTGTAGCTGGGCTGTGCAGGCAATATCCTACGGTTTGCACGGAGTAGGCGTGATGCTTCTTCCTCTGTCCCGCAGAGTGCCATACAGTTAAAATGTATTCGTCCCAAGGGCATTACAGCTACTTTCCAGCCCTATGTAGCACGGATGCCTCTGAATTAATGGGGGCAAGATTTACTTGAGCAATGGCAAGCGGAAATTAGGATTCCCATTCCATTTCCTGCTGTGGGCTCTGATTCTGAGACCACCCTTCTTTTAATTGGAGCTGCTGCAGCTTTATGCCCAGCACCCCTCCATATTCATTGGAAATCCCACAATCCTGTGTGGTCCTCCCAGTGGCCCCTTAACAGTGAAAAACTAACTTAGTAGGAGAACAACTGAAGTTGGGACATATTGAAACTTCATTTTCAGAAAGGAATTCCCCTGTCTTTGTCATTGAAAAGAAATCAGGCAGGTGGTGTTTGTTGATTGACCTATGGAATGTTAACTCCACCATGGTTCCCATGGGGGCTCTTCAGCCCCGCCTTCCTTACCCTTAACTTGAAGCGGCAGATGCCCCAGGTGCtgtccagagatgcaggcagtgcatgtttgtcagcgtgtgaatcattacaacatgccagccaACCAAAAGCTTGCTTTCAGTAGactagaggccgccccaaaagcctccatcctcctcgaagagtctggcaagctactgaggatatcccacccgcatggcagaacctggcaagctactggtgatgttttgataggccaaaaacaataacagaaacaataatgtgctcttcatgttccagaagcgagcagatgccgttgggctgcactggcatgtgacagggaagaataaagacgttactggtgctcacttgagcaattgatgaacaacgggatgatagtgatagtgatcgtGATCGATGACAAAATAACTGGTAAGGTTGCTATTAATTTGTCTCTTCCCTTTATTGAAGAAAGTGCtttcaaatcaataatagtgaggggGTGGGAAGATGTAATTTCCCTCCTACTTCTAACTAAATAACCAACTAAATTCTATTTATGTACCCCTGGTAAGTAACATTTCtatgtagcactatcatcccattgctcatcgatttcctcgagtgggcaccagtaacatctcttttgtgaagctggttactgtttttggcatgtcgaatatgccatcgggagcttgccagtgcgggcgggatactctcagtagcttgcccagctctctgagagggacggaggaatcgaacctgggtcagccacgtgcaaggcaaatgccctacccgctgtgctatcactccagtccatttctaTGTAACATTTCTGTAAAGGGAGCATGAAGAATGGAGAGCAACATTCAAGACTCAACATTCCAGTTGCTAAATTGACTCTCAGCTCTTAGTGCAGGGAAGGCTCCACATTTCAAGGCAGTTGGATTTCTGGAGAAAAAGGCAGTGAAGCTGGAGGAGCTGGTGCTTCTGCCTTCCTCTCTCAGCACAGTAAACATTGCTGAAATTCCTGTCAACCCTCTGGTCAGGGGCATGGTGTCTTATAGACAGGTTGGTGGGGAAGAGAATTTTCAAATCAGCGCATGGGATTGATGAGCACTGCTAACTGATCTCTGCCAAGATATGGAATGTTGCTGGAGAGCCACCCGAGTAACAAGTTTAGCTTACACTGCTCTTTCTGCTGTTAGAGAAGTGCCtgtggatttgattcctagcatcccatagggtcccccgaacaccaccagggtaattcccgaatgcagggccaggagttacccctgagaacctctgggtgtgacccaaaaatcaaacaccaaaaccaaaaagagccTTAGGCAAGTTTACCTTTTCATAGTCTTATCagtaaaatgaagtaataaacAAATCATGATCATAAGGT
This region includes:
- the RPUSD2 gene encoding pseudouridylate synthase RPUSD2, yielding MWLGGRCCFLLLAPGLFNLRRFAGPRTWGSLRGLMAETVLTATQAASGPKAPAEQNGNVGGDLKCEQSPEQPEPAVPGAESESASGAGKPAQAVAAGPAKPKKRRGGERVVPPPKKRRAGVSFSDEHFAETSYYFEGGLRKVRPYYFDFRTYCKGRWVGHSLMHVFSTEFRAQPLAYYEAAVRAGRLHLNEEPVQDLSIVLKDNDFLRNRVHRHEPPVTAEPIRLLAENDDVVVVDKPSSIPVHPCGRFRHNTVIFILGKEHQLKELHPLHRLDRLTSGVLMFAKTAAVSERIHEQVRDRQLEKEYVCRVEGEFPSDEVICKEPILVVSYKVGVCRVDARGKPCETVFQRLSYNGHSSVVRCRPLTGRTHQIRVHLQFLGHPILNDPIYNSAAWGPSRGRGGHIPKTDEELLQALVAEHQAKQSLDVLDLCEGDLPPGLTDSAASSSELGKDHLSELTVSAPKVEGTVEAAPQDPDAEALAPEKAADTSVGNQETDPLCAECRLVRQDPLPQDLVMFLHALCYKGPDFEYFSPMPAWAQEDWQEC